A genomic segment from Treponema sp. Marseille-Q3903 encodes:
- the infC gene encoding translation initiation factor IF-3, producing MAYVNTNSNNKGQRINEMIRVREVRLIDDEGNQLGIVSTPEALKMAKDKDLDLVEVSPNANPPVCKILDYGKYRFEQEKKLRDSKKNQKVLKLKEIRMQPKIGTGDLDTKAKHIQEFLDEGDKVKVTIRFRGRELAHTELGYDVLNEVLKRLTSAYNIEKPAAMDGRNMSMTISAKAAK from the coding sequence TTGGCATACGTGAATACAAACAGCAACAATAAGGGACAGCGTATAAACGAGATGATTCGAGTTCGCGAAGTCCGGCTTATTGATGACGAGGGAAATCAGTTGGGCATAGTTTCTACACCGGAAGCCCTCAAAATGGCAAAAGACAAGGATTTAGATCTTGTTGAAGTTTCACCGAATGCTAACCCACCGGTTTGTAAAATACTTGATTATGGCAAGTACAGATTCGAACAGGAAAAGAAGCTCCGAGATTCCAAGAAGAATCAGAAAGTACTTAAGTTGAAAGAAATCCGAATGCAACCGAAAATCGGAACAGGAGATCTTGACACAAAAGCCAAACATATTCAGGAATTTCTTGACGAAGGCGATAAGGTCAAAGTTACAATCCGTTTCCGCGGACGTGAACTTGCCCACACCGAACTTGGTTATGACGTTCTCAATGAGGTTTTAAAGCGACTTACCTCGGCGTACAACATCGAAAAGCCTGCCGCAATGGACGGAAGAAACATGTCGATGACAATCTCAGCAAAAGCCGCAAAATAA
- the rpmI gene encoding 50S ribosomal protein L35 — MPKMKTKKSAAKRYSLTGTGKVKHKKQNLRHILTKRSPKRKRQLRETGYVAAADAKKIRKQMLPYG, encoded by the coding sequence ATGCCTAAAATGAAGACAAAAAAGTCAGCTGCCAAGAGATATTCTCTCACCGGCACCGGCAAAGTAAAGCACAAGAAACAGAATCTTCGTCATATTTTGACAAAGCGTTCACCAAAAAGAAAGAGACAGCTTCGTGAAACAGGTTATGTTGCAGCAGCTGATGCAAAAAAAATCAGAAAGCAGATGCTTCCATACGGTTGA
- a CDS encoding GGGtGRT protein — protein sequence MATLFEDFEGRIPQVNKALKEYGFSEGEKGLNEALELCKSMGFNPYEICQSTQQICFEDAKWAYVLGSAIAIKEAQKSGDKTGSEAAANIGKGLQAFCLPGSVADDRKVGIGHGNLGARLLSEETQCFAFLAGHESFAAAEGAIKIAANANKVRKNKLRVILNGLGKDAAQIISRINGFTYVQTQFDYFNGEGRDRALKVVKEVPYGNNPDRLIVKCYGADDVREGVAIMWHEDVDVSITGNSTNPTRFQHPVAGTYKKERLLEDKNYFSVASGGGTGRTLHPDNMAAGPASYGFTDTLGRMHSDAQFAGSSSVPAHVEMMGFMGMGNNPMVGCTVACAVAVAEGLKK from the coding sequence ATGGCAACATTATTTGAAGATTTTGAGGGCCGCATTCCACAAGTTAATAAGGCTCTAAAAGAATATGGTTTCTCTGAAGGAGAAAAAGGATTGAATGAAGCCCTTGAGCTTTGTAAATCTATGGGATTCAATCCGTATGAAATTTGTCAGTCGACACAACAGATTTGTTTTGAAGATGCAAAATGGGCTTATGTATTAGGTTCGGCAATTGCAATTAAAGAAGCTCAGAAATCGGGAGATAAAACCGGTTCTGAGGCTGCTGCTAACATCGGAAAAGGACTTCAAGCATTTTGTCTGCCCGGCTCTGTAGCTGATGACCGCAAAGTTGGAATCGGTCACGGAAATCTAGGTGCTCGTCTTCTTTCCGAAGAGACACAGTGCTTTGCTTTTTTGGCTGGACACGAATCTTTTGCGGCTGCCGAAGGCGCTATCAAAATTGCTGCAAACGCAAACAAAGTACGCAAGAACAAACTTCGAGTTATCTTGAACGGTCTTGGAAAAGACGCTGCTCAGATTATTTCTCGCATCAACGGATTTACGTACGTTCAGACACAGTTTGACTATTTCAACGGGGAAGGAAGGGACAGAGCACTTAAAGTTGTAAAAGAAGTTCCATACGGAAACAATCCCGACAGACTCATTGTAAAATGTTACGGTGCAGATGACGTTCGCGAAGGTGTTGCAATCATGTGGCACGAAGATGTAGATGTTTCTATCACTGGTAACTCAACAAACCCGACACGTTTCCAACACCCTGTTGCCGGCACTTACAAGAAAGAAAGACTTCTTGAAGATAAGAACTATTTCTCTGTAGCTTCCGGCGGTGGAACCGGTCGTACGCTTCACCCTGACAACATGGCTGCAGGGCCGGCATCTTATGGGTTTACAGATACACTCGGACGAATGCACTCTGATGCACAGTTCGCAGGTTCTTCATCAGTCCCAGCTCACGTCGAAATGATGGGATTTATGGGAATGGGTAATAACCCTATGGTAGGATGTACTGTTGCCTGTGCAGTTGCTGTTGCAGAAGGCTTGAAAAAATAA
- the zapA gene encoding cell division protein ZapA: MGKLKIKMLGSSFTIQANEDDEYLEKLLGYYKRITDDVKKIDSEQTPMQIAILSGIMLCDELYKEKQKKVAMEKEISPVQNNSDTKEIERRTLEMISKIDKVL; encoded by the coding sequence ATGGGAAAATTAAAGATTAAAATGCTTGGTTCTTCGTTCACTATTCAAGCGAATGAAGACGACGAATATCTTGAAAAACTACTCGGTTATTACAAGCGCATAACAGACGACGTAAAAAAAATAGATTCAGAACAAACTCCAATGCAAATCGCAATTCTCTCAGGGATAATGCTCTGCGATGAGCTTTATAAAGAAAAACAGAAAAAAGTTGCAATGGAAAAAGAAATTTCACCGGTGCAAAACAATTCCGATACAAAGGAAATTGAGCGGCGCACACTTGAGATGATTTCAAAAATCGATAAAGTATTATGA
- a CDS encoding HD family phosphohydrolase, producing MLIDFFLNNAIIDTAMNIKKRGDKLQRIIKIERQLGEIQDIDVLLERILTETRKIVNADAGSIYVVEGNNLKIKYGQNDTSLKKLSPGEKLPYTCFSFPINEQQICGYVALKGLPVNIKDCYRIHASKPYKFNKNSDITTGYRTKSMYTLPLKMANGKLLGVLQIINAKDKKGNLISFDKEAELLISHFASSAVQALQHAYLTSDMIKRMLKMAEFRDPKETYPHVERVSFYSLEIYDRWAFNHNVPQEEIHRYRDNLKIAAKFHDIGKIGISDMILKKTFPRFTDEERNIMKGHTVIGAQLFNPPDSMLDEMSLQVALHHHDRWDGGPSGYPGKIELSQFSIKDGVVPESEPISGAEIPLCARIVAVADVFDALSHKRCYKESWTIEDSFNEIEKNSGTQFDPEVVKAFLQVRSRICSIQLAFPDEAED from the coding sequence ATGCTTATTGATTTTTTTTTAAATAATGCAATAATAGATACAGCTATGAATATAAAAAAACGCGGTGATAAATTACAACGCATTATCAAAATTGAACGTCAACTTGGAGAAATTCAAGATATCGATGTTCTCCTTGAACGCATTCTTACTGAGACAAGAAAGATTGTAAATGCAGATGCCGGTTCAATTTATGTTGTAGAAGGTAATAACCTTAAAATTAAATACGGGCAAAATGATACAAGCCTGAAGAAATTGTCGCCAGGAGAAAAGCTCCCATATACGTGCTTTTCTTTTCCGATAAATGAGCAACAGATTTGTGGTTATGTTGCGCTTAAAGGGCTTCCTGTAAACATAAAGGATTGTTACAGAATTCACGCCTCTAAGCCATATAAATTCAATAAAAATTCTGATATTACAACAGGTTACAGAACAAAATCAATGTACACTTTGCCTCTGAAGATGGCGAATGGCAAACTGCTTGGTGTGCTTCAGATTATAAACGCAAAAGACAAAAAAGGAAATTTAATTTCTTTTGATAAAGAAGCTGAACTTTTGATTTCTCACTTTGCATCAAGTGCAGTCCAGGCCTTACAGCATGCATATCTTACTTCCGATATGATAAAACGCATGCTAAAAATGGCAGAATTTCGTGATCCAAAAGAGACATATCCTCATGTTGAGCGTGTTTCTTTTTATTCTCTTGAAATTTATGACCGTTGGGCATTTAATCACAATGTCCCTCAAGAAGAAATACACCGATATCGTGATAATCTGAAAATTGCTGCAAAATTTCACGATATCGGAAAAATCGGCATATCCGACATGATTCTCAAAAAAACTTTTCCTCGTTTTACTGATGAAGAACGCAATATTATGAAGGGACACACAGTCATCGGCGCTCAGCTTTTTAATCCGCCTGACTCGATGCTTGACGAAATGTCTCTGCAGGTAGCTCTTCATCATCATGACAGGTGGGATGGAGGACCTTCAGGCTATCCGGGAAAAATTGAGCTTTCACAATTTAGTATAAAAGATGGTGTTGTCCCTGAATCTGAACCGATTTCCGGTGCCGAAATTCCTCTTTGTGCGCGCATTGTTGCCGTTGCAGACGTATTTGATGCTTTGAGCCATAAACGGTGTTATAAAGAGTCTTGGACAATAGAAGATTCGTTCAATGAAATTGAAAAAAACTCAGGAACTCAGTTTGATCCTGAAGTCGTAAAAGCATTCTTGCAAGTTCGCAGCAGAATTTGTTCAATTCAGCTTGCTTTCCCTGATGAGGCGGAAGATTGA
- a CDS encoding cell division protein ZapB — MISLDQVKLLEQKVESAVAKIQQLQAENDALRTKVTELTNAVSAKSEQLSSFESEQDQIESGIKKALDRLSSIENTVLKTAFSIDKNSQAASKPASQQTSTIVTYNNPAMQTIDDFDDQADFDSHSENGSASEEDSQDGLGFDIF; from the coding sequence ATGATTTCGCTCGATCAGGTAAAACTTCTTGAACAAAAGGTAGAAAGTGCTGTTGCAAAAATACAACAGTTACAGGCAGAAAACGATGCTCTGCGCACGAAAGTTACAGAGCTCACAAATGCGGTTTCAGCCAAATCGGAGCAACTTTCGTCTTTTGAGTCAGAACAAGACCAGATCGAGTCGGGAATCAAAAAAGCGCTTGACCGTTTGAGTTCAATTGAAAACACAGTTCTAAAAACTGCATTCTCAATTGATAAAAACAGCCAAGCCGCTTCAAAACCTGCCTCACAACAAACATCAACAATCGTTACATACAACAATCCTGCAATGCAAACTATAGATGATTTTGACGATCAAGCTGACTTTGACAGCCATAGTGAAAACGGATCTGCTTCGGAAGAAGACAGTCAGGACGGACTTGGATTCGACATTTTCTGA
- a CDS encoding glycoside hydrolase family 3 protein, whose protein sequence is MKLKKNLFLSFAIIFFVSFVFLSYFSSCKAQHAWKEKKRREYLSELNNYIENIKSENEKKISEFVASLTLEQKISQLFIENLEGNRAFRSYETVGAINNSDDDSPLIAGGYIFFFYNIADDRDSMKKYIKSVRDYCDKNNAIQPYLAVDQEGGFVNRLKKLNSQLPSNHEVAEKYTVEQAYILYSKQAEEMAELGFNMNLAPVIEPCTDDNREFLGERSFGDVETVNKYALACVNGYEYNGIATVIKHFPGNANTDPHTGLPEIKLTQEKLDELTAPFFEILKYNPCAILMSHARTSAVDSRVPACLSSVWVTDILRNRCCYEGIIFSDDIFMDALAKNGYPPEKACIMAIEAGIDCIMTSEKRFGKQASVLYRKAKTDLLFAEKIEKSALRIIKYKINAGLIDIAGLIDVGDIL, encoded by the coding sequence ATGAAATTAAAAAAAAATCTTTTTTTATCATTCGCTATTATCTTTTTCGTATCGTTTGTCTTTTTATCATATTTTTCATCGTGTAAAGCTCAGCATGCTTGGAAAGAAAAAAAACGCCGTGAATATCTTTCAGAATTAAACAATTATATCGAAAATATAAAATCGGAAAATGAAAAAAAAATATCAGAGTTTGTGGCGTCTTTGACTCTTGAACAAAAGATTTCGCAGCTTTTTATAGAAAATCTTGAAGGGAATAGAGCGTTCCGCTCATACGAGACTGTCGGGGCAATCAATAATTCTGATGATGATTCTCCGCTTATCGCCGGCGGTTATATATTTTTTTTTTACAATATTGCAGACGACCGTGATTCAATGAAAAAATACATAAAATCTGTTCGCGACTACTGCGACAAAAATAACGCTATTCAGCCTTATCTTGCAGTCGATCAGGAAGGCGGATTTGTGAATCGCCTAAAGAAATTGAACAGTCAGTTGCCGTCAAATCATGAAGTTGCAGAAAAATATACTGTTGAACAGGCGTATATCCTTTACTCAAAACAGGCAGAAGAGATGGCTGAGCTTGGATTTAATATGAATCTTGCTCCTGTGATTGAACCGTGCACTGACGACAACCGAGAATTTCTTGGAGAACGAAGCTTTGGAGATGTCGAAACTGTAAACAAATACGCTCTCGCCTGTGTAAACGGATATGAATACAACGGAATCGCAACTGTCATAAAGCATTTTCCAGGAAATGCAAACACAGACCCTCATACAGGTTTACCGGAGATAAAACTCACACAAGAAAAGCTCGATGAATTGACAGCCCCATTTTTTGAGATTTTGAAATATAATCCTTGCGCGATTTTAATGTCGCATGCAAGAACATCAGCGGTTGACAGCCGTGTGCCTGCGTGCCTTTCATCTGTTTGGGTCACTGATATTTTGCGCAACAGATGCTGTTATGAAGGGATAATTTTTTCTGACGATATTTTTATGGATGCGCTTGCAAAAAATGGATATCCCCCTGAAAAAGCTTGCATTATGGCGATCGAGGCAGGAATCGACTGCATAATGACTAGCGAAAAACGTTTTGGAAAACAAGCTTCGGTTTTGTACAGAAAGGCTAAGACAGATTTGCTGTTTGCAGAAAAAATTGAAAAATCGGCGCTCAGAATCATAAAATATAAAATCAATGCAGGTTTGATAGATATCGCAGGTTTGATAGATGTCGGAGATATTCTATGA
- a CDS encoding RsmB/NOP family class I SAM-dependent RNA methyltransferase, protein MKKNMNNYEKLSGAEGFEQYYRSLFGKRWEKIKEAFAGENQAVEYNVPGSQSPYFLDSASVLAALCLPLDNSEDILDLCAAPGGKTVVIASRMPKNAKLSSNERSPERKHRLSVVVKTCLPDEISERITTSCSDGAKWCTRQTQCFDRILLDAPCSSERHVIESQKYLKLWSLSRIKTVTTEQWALLSSAFRLLKHDGYLLYSTCALCPQENDGMIERLYKKFNKNSESFEIIAPSPDINEIRQFCKEIKLPPFEKTQYGYIVMPDVAVGAGPIYFSLIHKKVK, encoded by the coding sequence ATGAAAAAAAATATGAATAATTATGAAAAACTCTCAGGGGCGGAAGGATTTGAGCAGTATTATCGTAGCCTTTTTGGGAAGCGATGGGAAAAAATCAAAGAGGCTTTTGCCGGAGAAAATCAGGCTGTTGAATATAACGTTCCTGGAAGTCAGAGTCCCTATTTTCTTGATTCTGCAAGCGTGCTCGCTGCATTGTGTTTGCCGTTAGATAATTCCGAAGACATTTTAGATTTATGCGCTGCACCGGGAGGAAAAACAGTCGTGATTGCATCGCGAATGCCAAAAAACGCTAAACTCTCTTCAAACGAACGTTCTCCCGAGCGAAAACACAGGCTTTCTGTCGTTGTCAAGACATGCCTCCCTGATGAAATTTCTGAGAGAATTACAACTTCATGCAGCGACGGTGCAAAATGGTGTACGCGTCAGACTCAATGCTTTGACAGAATATTGCTCGATGCGCCGTGTTCCTCTGAGCGCCACGTAATTGAAAGCCAAAAATATCTGAAATTGTGGTCTCTTTCACGAATAAAAACAGTTACAACAGAGCAATGGGCACTCTTATCATCTGCATTTAGGCTTTTAAAACATGACGGATATCTTTTGTATTCAACATGTGCTTTGTGCCCGCAGGAAAACGACGGAATGATTGAGCGATTGTATAAAAAATTTAATAAAAACTCGGAATCATTTGAAATTATTGCCCCATCTCCAGACATCAATGAAATCAGGCAATTCTGCAAAGAAATAAAACTTCCTCCGTTTGAAAAAACTCAGTATGGATATATTGTAATGCCTGATGTTGCCGTCGGTGCCGGTCCAATTTATTTTTCACTGATACATAAAAAAGTTAAATAA
- a CDS encoding nicotinate phosphoribosyltransferase, whose amino-acid sequence MIESALFTDFYELTMAQGYWKEKMNQEVVFDMFFRKNPFNGGFSILAGNETLIDTIMNFHFSKDDIRYLAEQKIFEQGFLDYLIDFRFTGDIYSMDEGTVIFPQEPLLRIHANLIEAQILEGLILNHINFQSLIATKTARIWLASKKAPIMEFGLRRAQGPDGAMSATRASYIGGAAGTSNTLAGKEFGIKVMGTMAHSWIMSHSSELEAFREYAKIYPTNSVFLIDTYDTLKSGIKNAIIAGGELVEKGYNFGVRLDSGDISYLSNEVRKELDNAGYPQAKISVSNELTEEIITTLVMEGAPIDSWGVGTHMVTGGNESSFTGVYKLAARHDKSTDTMIPAMKFSDNPAKTTNPGIKNVYRLYDEQGMACADILALENETVESGKEYHFYHPMVDYRQFSCKAAKVESLLKKRIEKGARVQPRIPDAEQLKISRKNMQNGLEAFDESYKRILNPHVYKVSLTEKLKDLKKDFIEKNINR is encoded by the coding sequence ATGATTGAAAGTGCGCTTTTCACTGACTTTTATGAACTTACGATGGCTCAAGGCTATTGGAAAGAAAAAATGAATCAAGAAGTCGTTTTTGACATGTTCTTCCGCAAAAATCCGTTTAACGGTGGATTTTCTATTCTTGCAGGGAACGAAACGCTGATTGACACAATCATGAATTTTCACTTCAGCAAAGATGATATTAGATATCTGGCTGAACAAAAAATATTTGAGCAGGGATTTCTTGATTATTTAATTGACTTTCGTTTTACAGGGGACATTTACTCGATGGACGAAGGAACTGTGATTTTTCCACAGGAACCGCTTTTGCGAATTCATGCAAATCTCATTGAAGCACAGATTCTTGAAGGACTCATATTAAATCACATAAATTTCCAAAGCCTCATCGCGACAAAAACAGCGCGAATCTGGCTGGCAAGCAAAAAAGCGCCAATCATGGAATTTGGACTGCGGCGTGCACAAGGACCAGACGGGGCAATGAGTGCAACACGGGCTTCGTATATCGGCGGCGCTGCAGGAACCTCAAATACTCTTGCCGGAAAAGAATTCGGTATAAAAGTGATGGGAACAATGGCTCACTCATGGATAATGTCTCACAGTTCTGAACTTGAAGCATTCCGAGAGTACGCAAAGATATATCCGACTAATTCGGTATTTTTAATCGATACTTACGACACTTTGAAATCGGGAATAAAAAATGCGATAATCGCCGGCGGGGAACTTGTTGAAAAAGGTTACAATTTTGGTGTTCGGCTTGATTCGGGAGACATCTCCTATCTTTCAAACGAAGTCCGAAAAGAACTCGACAACGCAGGGTATCCGCAAGCAAAAATAAGCGTTTCAAATGAACTGACTGAAGAGATAATCACGACTTTGGTGATGGAAGGTGCTCCTATCGACAGTTGGGGCGTCGGCACTCACATGGTGACAGGAGGAAACGAATCTTCGTTCACAGGCGTATACAAACTTGCTGCACGGCATGACAAGTCAACCGATACAATGATACCTGCAATGAAATTTAGCGACAACCCTGCAAAGACAACGAATCCGGGTATTAAAAACGTGTACCGTTTATATGATGAACAAGGAATGGCATGTGCAGATATCCTTGCACTAGAGAATGAGACAGTTGAAAGCGGTAAAGAATATCACTTTTATCATCCGATGGTTGATTACAGGCAGTTTTCATGCAAAGCTGCAAAAGTTGAATCGTTGCTGAAAAAACGAATTGAAAAAGGTGCAAGAGTTCAGCCTCGTATTCCAGATGCAGAGCAATTAAAAATCAGCCGCAAAAATATGCAAAACGGACTTGAAGCATTTGATGAATCATATAAAAGAATCTTAAATCCGCATGTTTATAAAGTTTCTTTGACCGAAAAGTTAAAAGACCTTAAAAAAGATTTTATTGAAAAAAATATAAACAGATAG
- a CDS encoding iron-sulfur cluster assembly scaffold protein → MTYTAEVEHMCPLAKGAYHGPAPIPEEGEWVQVKKIEDVSGFTHGIGWCAPQQGACKLSLNIKKGIIEEALVETIGCSGMTHSAAMASEILIGKTLLEALNTDLVCDAINTAMRELFLQIVYGRSQSAYSKDGLKVGASLEDLGKNLRSQVGTMFATRKTGPRYLEMTEGYVETCAIDKEGQIIGYNCINFGKLMDALKAGKPAEEAIKGARTHYGRVTEDQGMVKLIDPRKE, encoded by the coding sequence ATGACATACACTGCAGAAGTGGAACATATGTGTCCTTTAGCTAAAGGCGCATATCATGGACCTGCACCTATCCCCGAAGAAGGCGAATGGGTTCAGGTAAAGAAGATTGAAGACGTATCAGGCTTCACTCACGGTATCGGCTGGTGTGCACCACAACAGGGAGCTTGCAAACTTTCTTTAAATATAAAGAAAGGTATAATTGAAGAAGCACTTGTTGAAACAATCGGTTGTTCCGGTATGACACACTCGGCTGCTATGGCTTCCGAGATTCTTATCGGAAAAACATTGCTCGAAGCTTTGAATACAGACTTGGTTTGTGATGCTATCAACACAGCAATGCGAGAACTGTTCCTCCAGATTGTATACGGACGTTCACAGTCTGCTTACTCTAAAGACGGACTTAAAGTTGGTGCGTCTTTGGAAGACCTTGGAAAAAATCTCCGCTCACAAGTTGGAACAATGTTTGCTACGCGCAAAACAGGCCCTCGCTACCTAGAGATGACAGAAGGTTATGTAGAAACTTGTGCAATCGACAAAGAAGGTCAAATCATAGGTTACAACTGCATCAACTTCGGTAAATTGATGGACGCTCTGAAAGCCGGAAAACCTGCTGAAGAAGCTATCAAGGGTGCGCGCACTCATTACGGTCGTGTAACAGAAGATCAGGGTATGGTAAAACTTATCGACCCTCGTAAAGAGTAA
- the rplT gene encoding 50S ribosomal protein L20: protein MSRAVDGTKRKNRRNKILKLAKGFRGDRKSNYKPAKDAVTKALDHAYVDRHDKKHEFRSLWIARINAAVRDEGITYSQFINGITKAGIKLNRKALSNMAIEDPAAFKAVVEAAKKAVKA from the coding sequence ATGTCAAGAGCAGTAGACGGAACAAAAAGAAAGAATCGCCGCAATAAAATTTTAAAACTCGCTAAAGGGTTCCGCGGTGACAGAAAATCAAATTACAAGCCAGCTAAAGACGCTGTAACAAAAGCCCTCGATCACGCTTATGTTGATCGCCATGACAAGAAACATGAATTCCGCTCATTGTGGATTGCTCGTATCAATGCGGCAGTTCGCGATGAAGGAATAACATATTCTCAGTTTATAAATGGAATTACAAAAGCGGGTATTAAATTGAACCGAAAGGCTCTATCTAATATGGCTATTGAAGATCCTGCGGCATTCAAGGCAGTTGTTGAAGCTGCAAAAAAAGCTGTAAAAGCTTAA
- a CDS encoding SDR family oxidoreductase, translating to MKKIAIITGASSGLGKEFSEQVSKKYDFDEIWIIARRKDKLKEIATKLNDGKHFKVVHPVTMDISGKEGVQRFKQYLDSKDAELRKVESGIEISLLINNAGFGTYGPFAETSVERQMEMIELNCTTVTGICGVALPYLKRNSVIINTASLAAFLPLGNFAVYGATKAYVLSFSVALSAELRDKGIKVCALCPGSVSTEFADVASNGARKEVKGGIKPEKVVAQCLKRAYKGKVTALYRQKWRVIAFMSRFIGRFLCASYTYKYNKRPRNPDDDMKKNDGEVSISDFM from the coding sequence ATGAAAAAAATTGCAATAATTACTGGGGCGAGTTCAGGGCTTGGAAAAGAATTTTCAGAACAAGTCAGCAAAAAGTACGATTTTGACGAAATCTGGATAATCGCCCGCCGCAAAGACAAACTAAAAGAAATCGCAACAAAACTCAACGATGGAAAGCATTTTAAAGTTGTTCATCCTGTCACAATGGATATATCAGGAAAAGAAGGTGTCCAAAGATTTAAACAATATCTTGACTCTAAAGACGCCGAGCTGCGAAAAGTTGAAAGCGGAATCGAAATCTCGCTTTTGATAAACAACGCCGGTTTTGGGACATACGGACCTTTTGCAGAAACTTCTGTAGAGCGTCAGATGGAAATGATTGAATTAAACTGTACAACAGTAACGGGAATTTGCGGAGTCGCACTTCCGTACCTTAAAAGAAATTCTGTCATCATAAATACCGCATCTCTTGCAGCATTTTTGCCGCTTGGAAATTTTGCTGTTTATGGAGCGACAAAAGCTTACGTTTTAAGTTTTTCTGTAGCACTTTCGGCAGAACTTCGCGATAAAGGAATAAAAGTTTGTGCGCTTTGTCCGGGTTCTGTGAGCACTGAATTTGCAGATGTCGCATCTAATGGAGCTAGAAAAGAAGTAAAAGGCGGAATAAAACCTGAAAAAGTTGTTGCACAATGCCTAAAACGGGCATATAAAGGAAAAGTGACAGCCCTCTACAGGCAAAAATGGAGAGTCATAGCTTTTATGAGCAGATTTATCGGCAGATTTTTGTGCGCTTCTTACACTTACAAATACAATAAGCGGCCGCGAAATCCCGACGACGATATGAAAAAGAATGATGGGGAAGTTTCTATCTCGGACTTCATGTGA
- a CDS encoding ATP-binding protein → MNKEKKETRLSSLIDKAIFDYKMIEKNDRILVGVSGGKDSTALLEYFSNRVKRPDFNFEYKALHIHSDFAPPFPKEIYSLIKKWDVPYEVLDVNILERVKSDQKMSCWWCSTQRRTELLNYAIQHGFNKIALGHHLDDMLETFLMNMLGKGEISTMPPCLKYDNFPVTIIRPLIYVCEEKLIKHAVERGYSRYTCTCDYQDNSARKNARKLLEQLTEGSNSKKYMMLNALKNVVPQYLP, encoded by the coding sequence ATGAATAAAGAAAAGAAAGAAACGAGACTTTCAAGTTTAATCGATAAAGCGATATTCGATTACAAGATGATTGAAAAAAACGACCGTATTTTGGTCGGAGTAAGCGGCGGTAAAGATTCTACCGCACTGCTTGAGTATTTTTCAAACAGAGTAAAACGTCCAGACTTCAATTTTGAATACAAAGCGCTTCACATCCACAGCGATTTTGCTCCCCCATTTCCGAAAGAGATTTACAGTTTAATCAAAAAGTGGGACGTGCCGTACGAAGTCTTAGATGTAAATATTTTAGAGAGAGTAAAGAGTGACCAAAAGATGAGCTGCTGGTGGTGTTCGACTCAGAGGAGAACAGAGCTGCTTAATTATGCAATTCAACACGGCTTCAATAAGATTGCGCTCGGTCATCACCTTGATGATATGCTCGAAACATTTTTGATGAACATGTTAGGTAAAGGTGAAATCTCTACTATGCCACCTTGCCTCAAGTACGATAATTTTCCGGTTACAATTATCCGCCCACTGATATATGTGTGTGAAGAAAAGTTGATAAAACACGCCGTTGAACGAGGATATTCAAGGTACACATGCACATGCGATTATCAAGATAATTCTGCACGCAAAAATGCAAGAAAGCTTTTGGAACAGTTGACTGAAGGCAGCAATTCAAAAAAATATATGATGCTAAATGCACTGAAAAACGTTGTCCCTCAGTATTTACCATAA
- a CDS encoding DUF188 domain-containing protein gives MMPTIWIDADSCPTLVRNHCVKMAGKLDLKIVFVANKHIKSTEKSDFKMVICSDEKDAADDYIFANVQKYDLVITRDILFAERLVEKGICAINDRGTVFTKDNIKELVSQRNYDLQLAQIGLVKHYNEGYDKKKFALFANSFDKSIFRLIRESKLN, from the coding sequence ATGATGCCCACAATATGGATAGATGCAGATTCCTGCCCTACTCTTGTGAGAAATCACTGTGTAAAAATGGCTGGAAAACTAGATCTAAAAATTGTTTTTGTAGCAAACAAACATATCAAATCAACAGAAAAATCAGATTTCAAAATGGTAATATGCAGTGATGAAAAAGATGCTGCCGATGACTATATTTTTGCAAATGTTCAAAAATATGATTTAGTTATCACGCGAGATATTTTATTTGCAGAACGGCTTGTGGAAAAAGGAATCTGTGCGATAAACGACAGAGGAACTGTTTTTACAAAAGATAATATAAAAGAACTTGTTTCCCAAAGAAATTACGATTTACAGCTCGCACAAATCGGATTAGTCAAGCATTACAACGAAGGATATGACAAAAAAAAGTTTGCATTGTTCGCAAATTCTTTTGATAAATCAATCTTCCGCCTCATCAGGGAAAGCAAGCTGAATTGA